The genomic interval TTGGCTATCTAGCTGTGTTAGAACTCCATCGTTCCTGTCTTTGTGATTGTAAACGTGATATGCTTCAAGGGTTCATGcagtaattgttttttattccatAGGTTCAGATGTCCTACATCTACCCGAATGACTACACCCGGCTCACACacatggagagagaaaacacCTGCTTCTACCCAGAGAGCTCCTATTACAAGAAGATGTGAGACccttgaataaaaatatcatgGCACAGGTGCATCTCAGTTAATCAGAATCTCAGCAATtatcttatttatttcaataagtGAATTCAAAAAGGTAAACTTATAAAGATTCATTATCTTCAGAGTTTTATAcgttgaatttattttgatgattgtgGTGTAGctcaaataaaaactcaaaattcatTGTATTACACAGTATGTGCTCTCAATACTAATTAGTTGTGTTGATGGCAATTGCTGCATCAGTACTGCATTGCATGGAGGTGATCAGTTTGTAATCGCAAAGTCCAGGTCGATTTTATAACAAGCTTCAGTTTACCTCCATTGTTAATTATGTTGtctcttatcttcctcttgacaataaTTCATAGACTCTTTTGTAAGTCAAAGTGACACCTTAGTCATTAAACCAGGTGTTACTACTTTTGACAGTGTGGATAGGTTCAGGACTAACTAAACACTAGGATTATAACAGTGGCTAACCTGTGTCCTCAGTATGTCCCTTTACTGGTTCATGATCCTCTCAAGGCTGTAATTATCCTTGCCACTTGTGCACCATTGTGTACTAAACTTTCCAATAATATTTCTGAGAAACTTTAGTTGGCTTCTCATCAGCTGTAATCagcatttacagaaataatctCGAAACGTAGCACTTTGTGTGTGATGAATCtacatttaataattttctgATGTATTGAGTCACACCTGCTGCTGTGGATGTGCATGTTTCTACAGCTAAATTCTgtgattacaaaaaaagaaatttaaactgAGGATTCAGTCTATCTATAGTGTATCATGATATGACATTCCGTCAACTCCAAAAGCAACCAATTCCTGTTTAGATGATTGCTTTGTTTCCACCAGGTATGGTTTCTCTAGGTACATGAGATTTGACCGCCCAGATACTCACAAAAAAGGAAACGGAGACAtaggtattttattttttatttttatttcaacttgtTTGCATAATCAGACAATGTTATTATCAACTTCTGATCTTGCTTTTGGTGAATGCCAGATTTTGGTTTGCAGAGTATAAAGTCAGTCCATGAGCAGGAGAAGGACATCTTTGGCTACAACGCcaaacacagagagaaggaAACAAAAGCAGACCAGATGAAGAACAATGTCTATCCAGACTACGGAGATGATTATGACGATTATGTGCAGAACCGCCGGCGCAAACTTTTCTCCTTTGCCACAAGAGGCATTGATGATACACTGGACAAATCTCCTGATGAAAGAGAACGCATAAAAGACTTTcagaatagaaaagaaaagggtgCTGTTCCACAACCTCAAAAGGAGGCAGGCAAAATACCTAAAAAGGTATTCGAACAAGATCCGCATCAAAACAGGACGGAGTTTAAACATGAAGGCTCAATTAAAAAAGTAGAACCGAAAACGAAAACAAAGGTTAGATCAGCAAAGATACAGAAAGTCAAAGCCATCGCAAAACCAAAGCAAACTAATTCTTCAGCCCTTATTGGTAACGgagaaattaaagcaaagcaACAACTAGCCATTCTGCAGAATCGAAACCCGAGatattcaaaaacaaaccatacTCAAATCCAGAAACTCAAAAAGTCTCCAATTGAAAGAGAGGACAGGCCTGAAGCTATGCCTCAAAAACCCACTGCGGTCAACAGGCAGAAGCttccagagacagaaaaggtTTTCCATCCGGATATCAACAGTCATTTCACTACTACAAACAGAAATGGCAACCAGTTTATCGGAAAATCAAATGAAGCGGAAACTGATCCCAGAAAAGCTCTCCGGGAAAAGGAGATAGAGCTGAATAAGCCTTTACAACAAGACCTGGATAATCACAACAATAGTGATAAAATGAGTACTcgaggaaaaacatttaaaaagaaatcttactTGAGGGGAGAGTGGGATCATGCAGGGGAAGAAGATGGTGATCACAACAGAACTGAGATCAGAAGAAATGCAACCCATAGAGATTCAGATTCCATGTGGGAGCAACAAGGAGACATGGCTATAGATCCTGATGAAGAGGACCTCACTCCAGCACCAGTTTTCGATACTCAGGTCAACTGGAACCAGACCTTCCAGGTTAACCACCTGGACCTGCAGTCGCAGCGTTCCGACTGGATCGACCTTTCCTGCAACGTCTCCGGAAACCTGCTGCTGAACCCCAGTGATGCTCTGGCTGTTGTTCATGCCTTTATGGATCGTCTTAATGAAAAGCACAAGGGGTGAGCATTGGTTTGACTTTTTGTATGTATAATTCATACTTGCCAGCACTTCAAACAAGAAACTAAAGACTTTTTGTAGCCCAACTTCAAttgaaatgtacagtatatttaaCTCCTAAATTGTGAAGATTTATTACCCACTAAGTGATGTATGTCAGTATTTCTTTTGGCCATTTTGTTGATTATGGCTCACAGCTAATGAATGGCCTTAGTTACATTAACCAGGCCATAATTATTTATGGCCCTGACGGTAATTCAGTACAACTCCTGACTTACTGAAACACTCCACAAAAAGACTACACCATGAAAGGTTAGTGCTAGAGAAGTGTTTTGTCAGAGTGTTTTATCTTTACACATTAGTGGAAAATTGAGTGGACATTAAAAAAGGTTGGATTACAACAATGTACAAGCAAAAACAAGTTTGACTTTTCCATAGTCAGTTAGGTGTACATGTTTGTAAGagtttcattatatttttatggCATGATTCTTCAAGTAAGACGTGTCATATATTGTTCATTGGAAtatccaaatatatatatttatttttaaaaagagaaatgatcaTTTAGCCTGCAATTGTCTTatattttcctgcattatttaagatttttactttgaattattcaaagtttatttaatctACATATTGTCATTGACATATTTATCACTTTTGACTGTGCACGCAGGCGATTCACATTGGTTCGCGTGCTTAATGTTGTTAAGCGTGTGGACGGATACAGGGGCAGCCGCTACCTCTTGGAGTTGGAGCTGAAGGATGCCAATGGCCAGCTGCTGCGTCTGACGCATTACATCTACACTCTGATTCGCCACAACCCGCAGCGCAGCCAGGACTTTATCTTCCAGCGCTCGCAACCTCAGCTGGTTTTGTGCAACCCGGTGGGGTTCCGCTGGAATCCCGATGCCACTGTTCATTTCATAGTGCCTGGTAAGCACATCTTCCTCTTATTCCAAGACTAATAGTGAGCTGCTTTTAGTGATATGAtctcattttgtgtttacttgtaaaaaaaacacaatatttttggATATTAATTGCCAATTGTAACACTTGGGCGAAGAACATCttgtgaaggaaaaatttaGTAACACTGTTTATTCTCTCctaaagctgaagtttggtctcgaattttgtgcaacttaacaATCTTTTATTAAAGGCCACATATAAATTTTATAGCCTAGCTTTATATGGTTGGCATTGGGGTTGTACTGTAGCTCATTGTAGCTATTTACTTCCGCGTCCAAGTTTGACAAATCtccttaaaaaaagaacatttcgtACAAGTtagctgaaaacataaaaatagatgaaagTGACAACCTGGTAGCAATCAGGTTGACCATTTCTATGCCAGTGTGGACCAGAAATGGTCCACACTGGCATTCTAAAATAACATCTCATAGGTAAGTCAGGATTTAGCACTGGTAATAGTGTCAGCATTGTTTCTCTCAACAACTGTCATAAAGacagattttttggtattaaaaaaatatttaaaaagcgtTACAAAGATTAACGCAtacattaattttgtttgtttaagttACTTAGCTTTTCAAAGAGATCAAAATACATAGAACTTCTAAGGTACAATGAAATAGCACCTGCAGTCAAATACTCTCTTTTTCACctcaaaatacaaataaatataattctgatttattgtggATTACAGAGCCCGTTGTTTTTGTTGCCACCTATTGTCAGTGATTATATGAGcatgcattttattgtgaagaATTTCCTTTTAACATACCTGAAGAAGTCTAAGTTGATTGATGCATTCAGAGTTTGAgttcttttcctttttagtttACCGAAATATTATGTGATGGtaattttgtttggttttcgtGCAcatgctgtattttctttcttgagACAATCATATCATTTTTGTGAATGTGATTTTCCAGTAAAAAACCAAGCCCGGTGGGTGCAACAGCTGATTACAGATATGGAGGAAGTGTTCAGAAAAACCGGAGATTCAAATTTTAACCTGATCATCACTGACTACAGCAGCACAGACATGGACGTGGAACAGATTGTGCAGAAATCCTCACTCCCCAGGTTTGTgcttgtctgtgtttttttagtttttctttctctctttctttgtgtgAAACCTGTTTTGTAACATGTGTACTATGTCATTACTGGTTTAACAGATACCAGTATGTGAAGCTGAGTGGGAACTTTGAGCGCTCGGCTGGTCTGCAAGCAGGAATTGATCTAATAGACGTGAGAACTGCAACAACACAGTAAATGAAGCACAACATGAAATGTCTTTATAGAATTATGATTGTAAGTTTCCTCTCATATGTCTTTCTCAGGATGACCACAGCATCGTGTTTCTTTGTGATCTTCACATCCAtttcccttcttcaattgttgACACAATCAGGAAGCATTGCGTGGAGGGACACATGGCTTTTGCTCCTATAGTCCTCAGACTGAACTGTGGCAGTACACCATCAGACGCCAGAGGTGAACACGCatgtgttaattttgtttttcaatggggcgtgctgtggtggtgcagggggttagcacgccccacgtttggaggccttagtcctcgacgcggacgtcgcgggttcgactcccggtcccgacgacccttgccgcatgtcttcccccctctcctcaccctccttcctgtctgcctactgtcaaaaaaatacgagccactagcgccgcaaaaactcttcggagaaaaaaatggaaaaaaaaaaaaaaaatttgttttttaatgactgtttACCTGCTCCTGTAGCTTTGGTGCAGTGAGTTGGTTTACAGCTGTTTGAATGCTACATTGCTACAGATTGTAAGCCTAGTACTAAAATTAACCctaaataaaaagctgcattttcacACAACTGCCAAAGTGCAGTTGTGTCTTGGCTCTGTAATccatcaaatataaatataaatctctGAGCATCTGTTCAAGATCTCAGTCACCGGCTGTCtcgttttgtcttttcattttcacaaaataatacttggtatacatccatccatccatccatccatccattttctgttcaccctttgtccctaatggggtcgggagggttaccagtgcctatctccagctacgttccgggcaaGAGGCGGAGTTCACCCtagacaggtcgccagtctgtcgcggggcaacacagagacatacaggacaaacaactatgcacacacacacctagggagaatttagagagaccaattaacctgacagttatgtttttggactgtgggaggaagccggagtacccggagagaacccatgcatgcacagggaaaacatgcaaacgccatgcagaaagaccctggccgggaatcgaacccaggaccttcttgctgcaaggcaacagtgccactgtgcagccccgcACTTGGTATACATCTGGAGTAAACACAAACAGTCAACATTCTGCAAATTCTGACATCCAGCAAAGAATCCGCTAACAGAAGAAAGAATCTTCAGCTCGCTTATTGTCATCTAACAATTCAATGTAATCAGGACTTAGTATTTGTTCATGAATTAAAATAGTCATAATCTGTAACTATAGTGAGTGTTTTTCCCTTCTGtgtaaagtttgaaaataactATTATCCTTAATGGATTGATGAAAAGAATAAGTTGCGTCACAAAGATCATTGAATCCGTTTTGAAACACGTGAACATGTCAGAATTTTAAACAGAATGTACTTTTATGTGTTTCATATAACTATATGGCTTAATATAATGTTCATTGTATCCTGGTTAGTCCATTAAAACAAgacatgttaatgtttttgatgaacAGAAACCAAACCTCTTTCGAGATGCTGCGGTTTTGGAGTTGGTTAGGTTAGAACTTCCACTTCTCCTTGACTCAAATACTTTGAgtggtataaaatgacatccatCAATGCAGCACTTTTAGTTAAAGGATAAATCATTAGACAGTAGAAGTCAGAATTTATATCTTTACATATTGTCAGAGTGAATTAAAGGACTGATTTagattttcagaaagaaatgtgCACTTCAGAGATCAGCTACTtttcaaaatccttttttgtttttgttttgcaatggGCCACGTGAATTACCTCTTTTCATTAAATCCTTAAGaaactttctgtgttttctttcttgtaagACCCGCATGAAATGCATAGAGCATAAATAAACATAgagtaaaattattaaatgagCCATTGTAGATAATGATATAGGATACATAATGGTCTTCTGGAAAACTGACAACCTATCCACTAATGAATGTAATTTTTGTTCATGCAGGTTACTGGGAAGTGAATGGTTTTGGTTTACTGGGGATCTATAAATCTGACCTGGATGCCATTGGAGGAATGAACACTAGGGAGTTCAGAGAGCGATGGGGAGGAGAAGACTGGGAGCTCCTCGACAGGTCTGTTTGTTACTCTCTGAGGATTCCATTTAGCTGGAATTTATTACCTTTTACATACAGCATCAAGTATGCTTTgatatgttgttttattcattgtccttgctttttttatttcttgtctaGATAGTGTTTTTGCTGTCTGAACTAAGCAAGAATGGTAAAATttaatgggaagatggatgaagtTTTCTAGAATCAAAATCATCTGTACTGGCTAAGTTTGTGTTAGCCACAAACAAAGAACATGGCTTACATTATCACAGATGCCATGTAAATATATTATCTTTAGAGGAGATAAAttgaagataaaaagaaataatatttatacattatgtgtatgcacttcttttttttggtaTATCACATAAAGTTCAGATAAAATACCTAGAAACTGTGGTTGTAACCTCTGACAATGACAAAAGCTTTACGTATGAGTTCTTTTAAAAGGTGCTGTGtgtaatgaacaaaaatatttatctcgGTTTGCAATATTTCTATTtacataataatttaaaactttcCACAATGTTGCTCTCTGGTTTAGGATCCTCCAAGGTGGGCTGGAAGTGGAGAGGATCTACTTGAGGAACTTTTTCCACCGCTATCACTCTAAACGAGGCATGTGGAACCGGAAGATGTCAGCGAGCCAAACGTGACCCCACCTCAACATCACCATTTGCACAACTGTGGCAACCGAAGCACTTTAAGGCTGGACCGCGCCTCCTGCCCCCAACTGTGTTTAACCTGCTGACTGTCAAAGAAAGGGACATTAGATCGGTTCCTGAATTCGTTCACTCAGGCTGTATGACGAATGTGGTGACAATGGAGCTTATTGTTACccagatgctgctgctcagAGTTTATTCACTGGATTTGCTCTTGACTACTACTACTGCTGTAGCAAATGATGAATGGTACCGACTACAAGTCCTCGCTGTTCACCGTGCTGCCTGCTGAAGTGCCGATCTGCATCACAGGCTGCAAGGAAATAAATCGTTCCAAAGATGAAACTGaacttaaataaatacactCCAAGAATGTATGCAAGAACACACAAGTGTCCTTTTTTCAACCTTGCACGTAAGTGAACTGGTAAAAAGGACGGGAAGAAAATCATGTTTGGTTTGCGTATATCTTAAATACaactgttctttatttttataaatgacaGATGTAATATTTATCAAATCAGTTtctggtttaatttttgttaaacatttagctttattttcAGCCTCGGTCATATACCTCAGTTTGCTTATCAAGTGCCCTATTTTTTGGTGTCTTCTTATTGTGTAGATTTCAATTACTGATAGATGTTTGCATAGACAAGTTCTTTATGCATTTAATttccagaattatttttatttcattcttgaaatgtggaagttttgttttatgcagTGCAGAAATAACTTGTATATAAATCACAGCCTATTGATCTGATCCTTGGTTGTAAAAGGATTTCTGATTACTATGTGGACATTGTTCAGATAACATCTGAGAGATTACATAGTTGAAGGACCAATGTGTTTTTCTGAGCCTTAATTAATGCTTATTAAGTATGGCTATGTTTAGCATGTGTGGACAGTCTgttgaaaaacatgaaaaaaacctgcagaattAAGGTTATTTATATTCTTGGTGATAGTTGatgttctttttattaattgttctgttgtgtaattctttttttttctctttttttgcaaacacaGATGGTACTagggcagaaaaaaatatctattataATACAGGGTTTCTATTCAATCTGTAAAAGTTTGGAATTTGAGTATTTTCAAGATTGAGTATGAAAAACTTGCAAAATCTTTGTATTGTACAGTGTTTTCTCCTACCAACTTCAATTGTCAGTCAATTCATCTATTCATTCATCCATAAGGTTCcacatttaaagtttgatgagtgcagaaaaagaaaaaagatttttcataaacttttgtatttattcaaagAGTGAACTCCCCAATTTGTTTCAGAATATATATATTGGATTTTGGCACAGGGAAATAAATGGGAGCCCTGTATAATGTGTAAAATCAAGTTTACaactacattttcatttttcttacaGATTCCAGTTTAACTAGAGCTTTGTGCCACTCCGATCAGTGCCTTGAATCTGATGGACATCAGACTGTTAAGCTTGTCATTTAGGCCAGTAAAGATGACTTTTCTAGGCTGATGCCAGAAATTGtctggttttctttatttataacaCTGAAGATACtgtcatcttttgtttttaatgttatctTAGCCTCAAAGGTggatcttttcctttttgttgctgCTCATGCCTAACTGTTGTAAAAATTCTAAGTTTAGATGTAGTTATTTTTGCTCTATGCCGGAAAGACGtctttgttgtaattttgtttttcttctattgtCTCTTCTCAGGGATGTGTTACACTGCCTTGACAAATCCCAGgggaaaacttaaaaaaaataaataaagaataaaatttcAGTTTCCTCAGTGCCATTGTCATAAACTTTGTAAAACTAAGGTAAACTTTGAACTTGAAAAAGAAGATACAGTATTGTGGCTGAATAATATTACCGTGCACTTTCGTACAGGATTTAGAAGTTTGTATTGGGGCATGCACTCCATTTCCAAGTTTAACACAGTCACATGTCTCCCATGGTTTGTACTTGATTTGGTATGCCATGTTTCAACACAGTAAAAAGCACAGGAAACATCCTTGATGGACCCCTGTGATCAAACTGATGGAGTGTGTAAAGTTGTCCTGCCAACATATACTGTGGCAGGAAATCTAAAATCTTGTTTCCAAACAGGATTTTCAGTTAGAATTGATGGAGCTTACCTACTAAAGTTAGTGTGGCATGATTGTTGGCAAGACATTAAGCgaaaagatgaaaagatttcaaaacacttcaaaaGATTAGCTGTTACTTTTTCAAATTGGAGTAAAGTGGAATCTATGGTATTAAAGTAAACATTATGCAGTGACATTCTGTCATATTTCCCTGAAATCAagacaagtttttattttgtatctcACTTTAAGTGAGaaatgttttatccagtttctAATCAGGGTTTCATTCCTAAATAGGAATTTATTTATGGTTATGCctagtttgtttaaaaaaaagccccaaACCTACATGTATTCCaccataaaatagttttttacatTATGTATGTCTGAAACAGCAAACATGGCTGTTCTTCCTTCTTGTAGTGCTCAACTTCAAATGTGACATGCACTCATGTACTTAATGCTTTTTAGAACAATGCCAGCCTTTTATGCAGCATGCCACACCCTCTGAATAAATAACTGGGTAAACCTGCTGTAGCTGCAAGAAACAGAAGAGAGGACATGTCAGTATGAGTAAAAAACTACAGTATTTTAGAAGTAGGACTTACAAGTACATCTTagtaaattcaaatatttgccagattaaaagtaccttttaaatattaaaaacctcTAAGTcagtataaaacattttttaaattaagccctgatgtaatattctaatcttctaaacatgcatgtttgagCTAGTTTCAACTCTAGCATGCTTTATTTGAATTAACAAGTCTTTGCAATGCCTCTGCTGAACTTGACAAGTTGTTGAGGTAATTCTTTCCTTTGAAAGaagtgtgttggagcaggaacACAAAATATGCAAGGGAACATGTCCCCAGGGCTGAAACAGGAAACTATCAATACTGCAGCAACAGTGCTAATGAGCTAAGGGCcgtttttccttcatttaaaataattctaatttctaaaatgtgattttaaaacttaaattgacCCCAAATCTCTTCtgtcttttgttcatttttcacttttttttgttacagcaCTTGCTGAGCCTTTGAGCCACCTcagacatgatttatttttgtgagatCTTTCGCAGATTTTGCAGGATTCTTATGACCTAGCTACATAGGGTATACAAgaaactaaaagtaaatttgCAACAATTTCTTTCAAGAGAATTTGAATGAGtcatattattttcatttcccaAATTCTTAAAAGCTTGTAATTTTATAGAGGCATAGATTATTAATCATGTGGCATCTATTTTACCATACAACTTTTTGGtacaatgttcatttttatttctttatttaaaataataaaaagagacaTGTATTAAGCATGTATTTATAACATAGTAGTGCTCTCTAGTGAGTCATGTACAACCACAGTTCTCACAGCATTCATCACAAAATAATGAAGATGGATTACAGATTTcctcagtttttgctttttcctcaCACATaagtgtttcagatcaaacatgCTTATTAACTTGAGCAAATACAATAAGCAGTTTTAAATTGATTTCATTCATTAATAGAAAAAGCCATCAAAACCAAACTTGCCCTTTGTGtaattggttttgtttattgGTATTTGAGTAAAGTGTATAATGCgctgacttttatttaatattacttttatttgtcatttttactaCGAAAAGGTATTGTCGACAACACATTAATCAACGAAAAATAAACCACACatttttaagctaaataaaCACTATATACGTCTTTCACGATTATTACACTAAAACGCTTTGCCTTGTCTGCTGATTGTTGCGCATGTCCTCTGCGAACGTTTACGCTGCATTTCATGgacacagtttttaaaaaactttttgacGATAAGAAAGATGTAtgaggataaaaacaaaactcagaacACCGGCTGTTAAGAAAGACTTCCGATCGAACATTttcagcataaataaaataactgcatGGTCATATTGTAATAATTCTCTGTTTGTACCATTGTGACATTTGTAAGAACGATTTTATTGGGGCGTACGTGAAAGCAGCACACGGTACCCTTTGAGAACTCATTCATCACGATAGCTGTCATGCTAGCCGTTGTCATCGCAACCTGAAGTAAAATCGTTACCGCTACTGAAATGTAACGTAATTCACACACCCATGTGAATGATTATATATGCTAGTGGATATCGCCAACACTTGCCTGCGTGGGGGACTGGGAACTAACGTGTCGTGTTATGGGAGAAACACGGAGGTCAGGCGAACGGTGGACTGTCAACAACAATAATGTCCGTGTGAAACGACTCTGCTACCGCTGTAATTGTTCTTTCTCTATATTATAGCACCGGTAAGGATATTATTGTTCGCAGTGGGAGTGTGAAGGGTGTTTTGTTAA from Xiphophorus maculatus strain JP 163 A chromosome 2, X_maculatus-5.0-male, whole genome shotgun sequence carries:
- the LOC102223638 gene encoding beta-1,4-N-acetylgalactosaminyltransferase 3-like; the protein is MIMEFFPLKKLRRNGKYFLFAAILLVGLLAVYHEMVAARAWSSDVGVDPDSSNWRRAMLNQKGREDGRPDWVEDPDSWRSSFTPQAWKPEFKGQANLHVFEDWCGTSTADLRKNLHYPLYPHSRTRVKKLAVSPQWTNYGLRIFGYLHPYTDGDFVFAVSSDDNSELWLSTDQSPLNVQLLAWVGKTGTEWTAPGEFEKYASQTSRPVRLSAQKRYFFEVIHKQNDRGTDHVEVAWQLLDHNFRFTVIESKHISLYVDESDLRMNYVTHIPQTVASHEHTFSKQRSSAAVDMLREDPRDTLYQVHLINSKYLQGILPDCTYNPTYTIKDFPLLRYQGLQFVQMSYIYPNDYTRLTHMERENTCFYPESSYYKKMYGFSRYMRFDRPDTHKKGNGDIDFGLQSIKSVHEQEKDIFGYNAKHREKETKADQMKNNVYPDYGDDYDDYVQNRRRKLFSFATRGIDDTLDKSPDERERIKDFQNRKEKGAVPQPQKEAGKIPKKVFEQDPHQNRTEFKHEGSIKKVEPKTKTKVRSAKIQKVKAIAKPKQTNSSALIGNGEIKAKQQLAILQNRNPRYSKTNHTQIQKLKKSPIEREDRPEAMPQKPTAVNRQKLPETEKVFHPDINSHFTTTNRNGNQFIGKSNEAETDPRKALREKEIELNKPLQQDLDNHNNSDKMSTRGKTFKKKSYLRGEWDHAGEEDGDHNRTEIRRNATHRDSDSMWEQQGDMAIDPDEEDLTPAPVFDTQVNWNQTFQVNHLDLQSQRSDWIDLSCNVSGNLLLNPSDALAVVHAFMDRLNEKHKGRFTLVRVLNVVKRVDGYRGSRYLLELELKDANGQLLRLTHYIYTLIRHNPQRSQDFIFQRSQPQLVLCNPVGFRWNPDATVHFIVPVKNQARWVQQLITDMEEVFRKTGDSNFNLIITDYSSTDMDVEQIVQKSSLPRYQYVKLSGNFERSAGLQAGIDLIDDDHSIVFLCDLHIHFPSSIVDTIRKHCVEGHMAFAPIVLRLNCGSTPSDARGYWEVNGFGLLGIYKSDLDAIGGMNTREFRERWGGEDWELLDRILQGGLEVERIYLRNFFHRYHSKRGMWNRKMSASQT